In Plasmodium vinckei vinckei genome assembly, chromosome: PVVCY_01, one DNA window encodes the following:
- a CDS encoding cyclin dependent kinase binding protein, putative yields the protein MKDGDYFNVYDEFFKDAYTFLNTIIETKRDSIDISSSSDSDLEEKNKIKKKKYMSENSISKVCDKTGSEIKQENNKYIYFHLNTYDKDKHQNDNANSQYIKKNKYINKRSNSRIPSGIHNGESFDRNNRIPSNIRIDVRNFNNTNSTSLSQTEFDMRRNKYTDRSIMNRGIPKILMSYKNDYNICLSYNMGPGNVWNDINATSYKKRNNLYGESISDNEHGNFKEEYSIQRKDHNNFLNFLYKWIVPNNTKKIKSNELISSHKKRLQIRQRENEYNNGIPDFYENRDDMLENGNNKNDNNLSSNLYYLDSYEYNYNNLNLDKTNFYNDKNIDRDIFEENKKGKEKISKKNTFNFNNTKKKKKKNKGISYEHLLTPSKYEYDAFCLFNPRFKQGKHHTVLCLQSYNVSIIPFVQPKKLKEEVNELFSEINPWIHKSLTLSKLRNLKIDLFNLINHIPEIDISTISCAWVFFERLVMKGHVHKGNRKLYAATCLILSLKFYQHDDIHILEKLLVYIQKLDKKENLTPSLIFSVEFTLYKLLDFSLQHTYENIRLHIHQYLEAKELKFEDVYGTSEDTYLVQMPDSKNDE from the exons ATGAAGGATGGTGATTACTTTAATGTATAtgatgaattttttaaagatgcttatacatttttaaatacaattATAGAAACCAAAAGGGATAGTATTGATATAAGTAGTAGTAGTGATTCTGATTTagaggaaaaaaataaaattaaaaaaaaaaaatatatgagtGAAAATAGTATTAGTAAGGTTTGTGATAAAACTGGTAGTGAAATAAAAcaggaaaataataaatatatatactttcatttaaatacaTATGATAAGGATAAACATCAAAATGATAATGCTAATAgtcaatatataaaaaaaaataaatatataaataaaaggtCTAACAGTAGAATTCCCAGTGGAATACATAATGGGGAAAGTTTTGATAGAAATAATCGAATTCCAAGTAACATAAGGATTGATGTtagaaattttaataacacTAATAGTACAAGTTTGAGTCAAACTGAATTTGATATGAGacgaaataaatatactgATCGTTCAATTATGAATAGAGGAATtccaaaaattttaatgtcttataaaaatgactataatatatgtttatcatataatatGGGACCAGGTAATGTATGGAATGATATAAATGCTAcaagttataaaaaacgaaataatttatatggtGAATCTATTAGTGATAATGAACATGGGAATTTTAAGGAAGAATATAGTATACAAAGAAAAGaccataataattttttaaattttttatataaatggaTAGTAccaaataatacaaaaaaaataaaaagtaatgAACTAATTAGTAGccataaaaaaagattaCAAATTAGGCAAAGAGAAAATGAGTATAATAATGGAATTCCTGACTTCTACGAGAACAGAGATGATATGCTTGAAAATGGGAACaacaaaaatgataataatttatcgTCTAATTTGTACTATTTAGATAGCTATGAGTATAACtacaataatttaaatcTGGATAAGACCAACttttataatgataaaaatattgatagagatatatttgaagaaaataaaaaagggaaagaaaaaataagtaaaaaaaatactttcaattttaataatacaaaaaaaaagaaaaaaaaaaataaaggaatATCATATGAACATTTATTAACACCAagtaaatatgaatatgatgctttttgtttatttaatcCTCGTTTTAAACAAGGAAAGCATCATACTGTTTTATGTCTACAAAGTTACAATGTGTCAATTATTCCATTTGTTCAgccaaaaaaattaaaagaagaagTGAATGAATTATTTAGTGAAATAAATCCATGGATACATAAATCATTAACCTTATCTAAATTaagaaatttaaaaatcgatttatttaatttaattaatcaTATTCCTGAAATAGATATATCAACTATTTCATGTGCATGGGTTTTTTTTGAACGATTAGTAATGAAGGGTCATGTTCATAAAGGAAATcgaaaattatatgcagCTACTTGtcttattttatctttaaaattttaccAACATGatgatatacatattttagaaaaattacttgtatatattcaaaaattagacaaaaaagaaaactTAACTCcatcattaattttttcagtGGAATTTACTCTTTATAAATTGCTTGACTTTTCTCTTCAACACACATATGAGAATATACGACTACACATACATCAGTATTTGGAAGCGAAG GAGCTCAAGTTCGAGGATGTCTATGGTACCTCCGAAGACACATACTTAGTTCAAATGCCCGATagtaaaaatgatgaataa